The following proteins are co-located in the Massilia litorea genome:
- a CDS encoding GAF domain-containing protein, translated as MITPPLPDNEHARLALLRALLLLDTPPEERMDKIVEFASAEFDVPICLISLVDSDRQWFKARIGIAACETPRDISFCAHAILGSGLLLVPDALLDRRFCDNPLVTGTPRIRFYAGAPLVCENGLALGTLCLIDTRPRTLDQVEQAILESLRDLALLELTAAQGKQDV; from the coding sequence ATGATCACTCCACCCTTACCCGACAATGAGCACGCTCGTCTCGCCCTACTGCGCGCACTGCTCCTGCTCGATACGCCGCCCGAAGAGCGGATGGATAAAATTGTCGAGTTCGCATCGGCCGAATTCGACGTTCCGATTTGCCTGATCAGTCTTGTCGATTCCGACCGACAATGGTTCAAGGCGCGCATCGGCATCGCCGCCTGCGAAACGCCGCGCGACATTTCTTTCTGTGCGCATGCGATTCTGGGAAGCGGCCTGCTTCTGGTGCCGGATGCGCTACTCGATCGGCGTTTTTGCGACAACCCGCTGGTGACGGGTACGCCACGCATCCGGTTCTATGCCGGTGCGCCGCTGGTGTGCGAGAACGGGCTGGCGCTCGGCACCCTGTGCCTGATCGATACGCGTCCACGTACACTGGACCAGGTCGAGCAGGCAATCCTGGAGAGCCTGCGCGACCTGGCTTTGCTGGAGCTCACCGCAGCGCAGGGGAAGCAGGATGTTTAA